In the bacterium genome, ACGTCCGGCCGAATTCCACCTTTCAGAAATAATTTTACGATTTGAAGATCACGGTCAGAAATAGCTTTCAAGAACTGCGCTTCATTGTATTCAATCCCGTACTTTTCCAGTTGACGTTTTGCTCTGGCACCGGGCTCGAACAGAGAGACAATTGGGTTATAGCCAGTCATGAAGTCGTCGAACTTTGTAACAGAGAAATAAACAGCAAGCAATATTAAGAATACCCATGTTTTTTTTGCTCGCCCCACCAGTGAAGCAATTTGCGCGTTTGGCGGTTAAAGAAAGAAGTGATGACCTTCAATGGGGTCTTTTGATTTTCAGAACGATCTTTTTTCATGGAAGGTAACCGACCATGCGAGGATAATACATTTAAAATGAGGAGTCGAGCAATCGCTCTGTTAACGCATTGCCAGGCGCTTTCCCTTTCGCTTCAACGCTTCTTCCATTGCATTCATCTCTTTTTCCAACATCTGAAAAGCCAGCAACACAGTATCTTCGAGATTCTTCCCCCGTAAAGCTTGTTTGCGCGCTCAACAATGTCGTTTATCCTTACGTGTCGCTCGTCAGTTAACTGAATACAAAGATGCGGCTCCTTGTGGTTTGTGGCGACCAGATTGAAATTCATCATGGAAGGTCCCATCCTTTCAGCTGCACCACGTCACAAAAGCCGCACGGACAACTTATGTGAGGGGGTAACTGTTCCATCATCTGTAATCTCGAAATGCTGGCAAAGCGAATAGACTCCGCCACAATTGGGACAAGAGATTTTCGCTTTGTGTTCCATGCTTGTCACAGATCATGCCGCGCCAACGCGCCGGTATGGTTTTCGATTCCGCCGGGTTCAAGTGATTCAATTACAAAACGAATCCCTGCGCGATTATCCAACAGTTTGCCCAACAATAATTCATGATTTAGAAGACTGCGTGAAAAGGATCTTGCCTGTTATTGTCCGAAAGGATCTCCGTGTCATACGGACGTGCTGCTGAGATTGGCGAATCATGACTGCAAGGCGGAGAGTGGACGCTTGTAACCGGACCCGAAAATAGTCAAGCTATTTTTCGTCATTCTGGAGGATGAATGGAAGACATCGCGGGGCGGAGACATCCGGTATCATCTGTCTTGCATCATCAATCGAGCCTCGAGTAGGATCCAGATCGAACTGATCTGTCTGCAGAGGAGTGATCCTTCCGCACTGGATCATCTTAATTACGAGGCGGGCTGGATTCTCCTTTGCCAGCTCACGCCAATAACCGAGGGCATCGACCAGACCTTTGTTTTTATCGGCCGAATCCGAGATGCCCTTGATCACGATGGCTGCTGTGGGTAATTCGCGGCGAAAGGTCGCATGCAGAACGCTGGCGCCCTCCGTCTCCGTTCCGATGATCCTGCCATGCAGTAATAGCAATTCCC is a window encoding:
- a CDS encoding DUF4326 domain-containing protein, which codes for MREKDLACYCPKGSPCHTDVLLRLANHDCKAESGRL